Proteins from a genomic interval of Odontesthes bonariensis isolate fOdoBon6 chromosome 7, fOdoBon6.hap1, whole genome shotgun sequence:
- the LOC142384416 gene encoding uncharacterized protein LOC142384416 isoform X1, whose translation MAERLADSPCSSEPDSPAGLNRGCLLEHGDVLYPDLSIMVPETPSPQLGKRRRRHRTKEEHFSPVAVGGSPGPKQQIGSERGFAHKYKRRRLAEQSAGFVPASSLKTFPLGTWLEASSSSSSSSSSSFSSSSTSSSSSTSYLTPVSVLQLKQIQTAASVSPSAAAASSSDSLSFLTEEEKRWLNGEQEDATAGQETLQLNLMSGSAVEQIIISDDEEAVVRTLQMEEDEALARNMQAQFDQEESESRHHHHHHHHHHQQEQQQSDHRHYTYMEPSWMSRVLAAVSPLGGIEDDVTGQRRRRGRSRRRNVLPDLSDDFQGNDYEALLAFEERQGAVVSKKLTRREIQRFPTKTFQSTSNAGNTQCQICFCDYTDGEKLRMLPCFHDYHVQCIDRWLKDNATCPICRVNLADGASLAPPAL comes from the exons ATGGCTGAGAGGCTCGCAGACAGTCCCTGCTCGTCAGAACCGGACAGTCCCGCAGGTTTAAACCGAGGCTGCCTCCTTGAACACGGGGACGTCCTCTACCCTGATCTCTCAATCATGGTCCCAGAAACCCCCAG CCCACAGCTCGGTAAGCGGAGGAGACGTCATCGTACCAAAGAGGAACATTTCAGCCCT GTGGCGGTCGGTGGCTCTCCAGGACCAAAGCAACAAATCGGCAGTGAACGAGGTTTTGCACACAAATACAAACGCCGGCGGCTGGCTGAGCAAAGCGCCGGCTTTGTTCCAGCTTCCTCTCTGAAGACTTTCCCTCTTGGCACCTGGCTGGaggcttcctcctcctcctcttcttcttcctcctcctcattctCATCCTCGTCTACGTCATCGTCATCGTCAACCTCCTACCTCACACCTGTTTCAGTCCTTCAGTTGAAACAGATTCAGACGGCAGCTTCAGTGTcaccctcagcagcagcagcatcaagTTCAGACTCTCTGTCCTTCCtgacagaagaggagaagaggtGGCTGAACGGAGAACAAGAAGACGCCACAGCAGGTCAGGAGACACTTCAGCTGAACTTGATGTCCGGCT CGGCGGTGGAGCAGATCATCATCAGCGATGATGAGGAGGCCGTCGTTCGCACACTACAGATGGAGGAAGACGAGGCGCTAGCTCGAAACATGCAG GCTCAGTTTGACCAAGAGGAGTCAGAAAGCAgacaccatcatcaccatcaccatcaccatcatcagcaggagcagcagcagagcgaCCACAGG cattATACCTACATGGAGCCCAGCTGGATGTCTCGGGTGTTGGCTGCCGTCTCACCTCTGGGGGGCATTGAAGATG ATGTGACGGGTCAGCGCAGGCGGCGGGGgcggagcaggaggaggaacgTATTACCCGACCTTTCTGACGACTTTCAGGGAAACGACTACgag GCTCTTTTGGCATTTGAGGAGCGACAGGGTGCCGTCGTGTCCAAGAAACTGACCCGCAGGGAAATCCAGAGGTTTCCCACCAAAACCTTCCAGTCCACCAGCAACGCCGGCAACACGCA GTGTCAGATCTGTTTCTGTGACTACACCGACGGGGAGAAGCTGAGGATGCTGCCCTGTTTCCATGACTACCACGTCCAGTGCATTGACCGATGGTTGAAG GACAACGCCACCTGTCCGATCTGCAGGGTCAACCTGGCTGACGGAGCCTCTCTGGCCCCCCCGGCCCTCTGA
- the LOC142384416 gene encoding uncharacterized protein LOC142384416 isoform X2, protein MAERLADSPCSSEPDSPAGLNRGCLLEHGDVLYPDLSIMVPETPSPQLGKRRRRHRTKEEHFSPVAVGGSPGPKQQIGSERGFAHKYKRRRLAEQSAGFVPASSLKTFPLGTWLEASSSSSSSSSSSFSSSSTSSSSSTSYLTPVSVLQLKQIQTAASVSPSAAAASSSDSLSFLTEEEKRWLNGEQEDATAAAVEQIIISDDEEAVVRTLQMEEDEALARNMQAQFDQEESESRHHHHHHHHHHQQEQQQSDHRHYTYMEPSWMSRVLAAVSPLGGIEDDVTGQRRRRGRSRRRNVLPDLSDDFQGNDYEALLAFEERQGAVVSKKLTRREIQRFPTKTFQSTSNAGNTQCQICFCDYTDGEKLRMLPCFHDYHVQCIDRWLKDNATCPICRVNLADGASLAPPAL, encoded by the exons ATGGCTGAGAGGCTCGCAGACAGTCCCTGCTCGTCAGAACCGGACAGTCCCGCAGGTTTAAACCGAGGCTGCCTCCTTGAACACGGGGACGTCCTCTACCCTGATCTCTCAATCATGGTCCCAGAAACCCCCAG CCCACAGCTCGGTAAGCGGAGGAGACGTCATCGTACCAAAGAGGAACATTTCAGCCCT GTGGCGGTCGGTGGCTCTCCAGGACCAAAGCAACAAATCGGCAGTGAACGAGGTTTTGCACACAAATACAAACGCCGGCGGCTGGCTGAGCAAAGCGCCGGCTTTGTTCCAGCTTCCTCTCTGAAGACTTTCCCTCTTGGCACCTGGCTGGaggcttcctcctcctcctcttcttcttcctcctcctcattctCATCCTCGTCTACGTCATCGTCATCGTCAACCTCCTACCTCACACCTGTTTCAGTCCTTCAGTTGAAACAGATTCAGACGGCAGCTTCAGTGTcaccctcagcagcagcagcatcaagTTCAGACTCTCTGTCCTTCCtgacagaagaggagaagaggtGGCTGAACGGAGAACAAGAAGACGCCACAGCAG CGGCGGTGGAGCAGATCATCATCAGCGATGATGAGGAGGCCGTCGTTCGCACACTACAGATGGAGGAAGACGAGGCGCTAGCTCGAAACATGCAG GCTCAGTTTGACCAAGAGGAGTCAGAAAGCAgacaccatcatcaccatcaccatcaccatcatcagcaggagcagcagcagagcgaCCACAGG cattATACCTACATGGAGCCCAGCTGGATGTCTCGGGTGTTGGCTGCCGTCTCACCTCTGGGGGGCATTGAAGATG ATGTGACGGGTCAGCGCAGGCGGCGGGGgcggagcaggaggaggaacgTATTACCCGACCTTTCTGACGACTTTCAGGGAAACGACTACgag GCTCTTTTGGCATTTGAGGAGCGACAGGGTGCCGTCGTGTCCAAGAAACTGACCCGCAGGGAAATCCAGAGGTTTCCCACCAAAACCTTCCAGTCCACCAGCAACGCCGGCAACACGCA GTGTCAGATCTGTTTCTGTGACTACACCGACGGGGAGAAGCTGAGGATGCTGCCCTGTTTCCATGACTACCACGTCCAGTGCATTGACCGATGGTTGAAG GACAACGCCACCTGTCCGATCTGCAGGGTCAACCTGGCTGACGGAGCCTCTCTGGCCCCCCCGGCCCTCTGA
- the lyrm5b gene encoding LYR motif-containing protein 5B, whose product MANSLRAEVVRLYKNLLYLGREYPKGGDYFRDRLRAAFAKNKSVQDPEQIKALIARGEFVSRELEALYYLRKYRAMKKRYYEE is encoded by the exons ATGGCGAACTCCCTGAGAGCTGAAGTTGTTCGACTCTACAAGAAT CTCCTCTACCTTGGGCGGGAGTACCCCAAAGGTGGCGACTACTTCAGAGACCGTCTGAGAGCGGCGTTTGCTAAAAACAAGTCGGTCCAGGACCCGGAGCAGATCAAAGCCCTGATCGCTCGAGGGGAGTTTGTGTCCCGAGAGCTGGAGGCGCTTTACTACCTGAGGAAATACAGAGCCATGAAGAAGCGATACTACGAGGAGTGA